The Epilithonimonas zeae genome contains a region encoding:
- a CDS encoding FAD-dependent monooxygenase, producing the protein MNISIIGGGIGGLTLGNFLKQQNIDFKIYESAPEIKPLGAGIAMAGNAMQIFDKLGLKEKIENAGTKMHALIITDENLKTVSKTDVLKLETKYKVCNIAIHRAELQKVLSENILENIILNKRLLKIEKKENYHLTFEDKTEIESEIIFGADGVKSLVRNQILRSGEIREAKQKCWRGILTTEIPEKYSHNAYEMWGKGKRFGFVKIKENTLYWYALVNEKFYSKDIDLVETFKEFHPDVMQMISKTPKENIILNDIIDLKPMEKWTAENLCLIGDAAHATTPNMGQGGCQAVEDAYVIGKLLETEKDWNKVFSQFEKIRKEKVHHIVNTSWTLGKVAQWENFTGIRNFIFRMIPEAVNQKQMEKILKLEI; encoded by the coding sequence ATGAACATCTCAATCATCGGTGGCGGAATTGGTGGTTTGACTTTAGGTAATTTTCTGAAGCAACAAAACATCGATTTCAAAATCTATGAAAGTGCACCAGAAATAAAACCTTTGGGAGCTGGAATTGCAATGGCAGGAAATGCAATGCAAATCTTCGACAAACTTGGTTTGAAAGAGAAAATCGAGAATGCAGGAACCAAAATGCACGCTTTAATTATTACTGATGAAAATCTTAAAACCGTTTCAAAAACCGACGTTTTAAAGCTTGAAACTAAATATAAGGTTTGCAACATCGCCATTCACAGAGCGGAACTTCAAAAAGTCTTGAGTGAAAATATTTTAGAAAATATTATTCTTAATAAGCGCCTTCTGAAAATTGAGAAGAAAGAAAATTACCATTTGACGTTTGAAGACAAAACTGAAATCGAAAGTGAAATCATCTTCGGAGCTGACGGCGTAAAATCTTTGGTTCGAAATCAAATTCTTAGATCTGGCGAGATTCGAGAAGCCAAACAAAAATGCTGGCGCGGAATCCTGACTACCGAAATCCCAGAAAAATACAGCCACAACGCCTATGAAATGTGGGGAAAAGGAAAACGTTTCGGTTTTGTGAAAATCAAGGAAAATACTTTGTATTGGTACGCGTTGGTGAATGAGAAATTCTATTCTAAAGATATTGATTTAGTGGAAACCTTCAAGGAATTCCATCCTGATGTTATGCAAATGATTTCTAAAACTCCAAAGGAAAATATCATTCTGAATGACATCATCGACCTAAAACCAATGGAAAAATGGACTGCTGAAAACCTTTGTTTGATTGGTGACGCAGCACACGCCACAACGCCAAATATGGGACAAGGCGGTTGCCAAGCGGTGGAAGATGCTTATGTGATTGGGAAATTATTGGAAACTGAAAAAGATTGGAATAAGGTTTTTTCTCAGTTTGAAAAAATCAGAAAAGAAAAGGTTCATCATATTGTGAACACAAGTTGGACGCTTGGAAAAGTAGCACAGTGGGAGAATTTTACAGGAATCAGAAATTTTATTTTCAGAATGATTCCGGAAGCTGTGAATCAAAAACAGATGGAGAAGATTCTGAAATTGGAGATTTAG
- a CDS encoding PfkB family carbohydrate kinase, with translation MKLLAVGTVAFDAIETPFGKTDKILGGAATYIGLAASALNTDVSLVSVIGGDFPQEYLDMMTSKNINVDGVEMVKDGKTFFWSGKYHNDLNSRDTLVTELNVLADFDPKVPEHSADAEVLLLGNLDPVVQLSVLERMKTKPQLVILDTMNFWMDIAWDNLMKVIAKTDVITINDEEARQLSGEYSLVKAAKKIHELGPKYVIIKKGEHGALLFHDGKVFAIPALPLEEVFDPTGAGDTFAGGFAAYLTKKGDFSFETMKTAILVGSAMASFTVEKFGTERIETVTKEELSERINQFKELTSFESAI, from the coding sequence ATGAAATTACTAGCAGTAGGAACTGTAGCATTTGATGCCATCGAAACACCTTTTGGAAAAACAGATAAAATTCTTGGTGGAGCAGCCACTTATATTGGATTGGCAGCTTCTGCTTTGAATACAGACGTGAGCTTGGTTTCCGTAATTGGCGGAGATTTCCCACAAGAATATCTTGATATGATGACTTCTAAAAATATCAATGTTGATGGAGTAGAAATGGTAAAAGATGGTAAAACTTTTTTCTGGAGTGGGAAATATCATAACGACCTTAATTCCAGAGATACTTTGGTTACAGAACTTAATGTTTTAGCTGATTTTGATCCAAAAGTTCCTGAACATTCTGCAGATGCCGAAGTTCTATTGTTGGGAAATCTTGATCCCGTAGTTCAACTTTCGGTTTTAGAAAGAATGAAAACAAAACCACAACTAGTAATCCTTGATACAATGAATTTCTGGATGGATATCGCTTGGGATAATCTAATGAAAGTCATTGCTAAAACGGATGTTATTACAATTAATGACGAAGAAGCAAGACAACTTTCAGGAGAATATTCTTTGGTGAAAGCAGCTAAGAAAATCCACGAATTAGGACCAAAATATGTCATCATCAAAAAAGGAGAACACGGTGCTTTGCTTTTCCACGATGGGAAAGTTTTTGCAATTCCTGCTTTGCCTTTGGAAGAAGTTTTTGATCCAACAGGGGCTGGAGATACTTTTGCAGGAGGATTTGCGGCTTATCTTACGAAGAAAGGTGATTTCAGTTTTGAAACTATGAAAACCGCAATTCTTGTAGGAAGTGCAATGGCTTCATTCACTGTAGAAAAATTCGGGACAGAAAGAATAGAAACTGTTACAAAAGAAGAATTGTCTGAGAGAATCAATCAGTTCAAAGAATTGACCTCTTTCGAATCTGCAATTTAA
- a CDS encoding coiled-coil domain-containing protein, with translation MRLTEENKEKLSVLEKIANGIIWWVGSIQSLVFHTIFFIVSFALPVFNIVEFEHMLLVLTTVVSLEAIYLAIFIQMSVNKSTEHIEDLKEDVNEIQEDIDEIQEDIEEIQEDVEEIQEDIDEIQEDVEEINEDDDDEDHSERARTVMLKSKVTNNKNDIKNLKDKIKELESLIEKIKKEED, from the coding sequence ATGAGATTGACTGAAGAAAATAAAGAAAAACTATCTGTTTTAGAAAAAATTGCAAACGGAATTATTTGGTGGGTAGGTTCTATTCAGTCATTGGTTTTTCATACCATTTTTTTCATCGTCAGTTTTGCGTTACCTGTTTTCAATATTGTAGAATTTGAACATATGTTGTTGGTTCTCACAACGGTAGTTTCTTTGGAGGCGATTTATCTGGCGATTTTCATCCAGATGTCTGTCAATAAAAGTACAGAGCATATCGAGGATTTGAAGGAAGATGTTAATGAAATTCAGGAAGATATCGACGAGATTCAGGAAGATATTGAGGAAATTCAGGAAGATGTAGAGGAAATCCAAGAGGATATTGATGAAATCCAAGAAGATGTGGAGGAAATCAATGAAGATGATGACGACGAAGACCACAGCGAACGTGCCAGAACAGTAATGTTGAAAAGCAAAGTCACCAATAATAAAAATGACATCAAAAACCTGAAAGATAAAATCAAAGAACTCGAAAGTTTAATTGAAAAAATTAAAAAAGAAGAGGATTAA
- a CDS encoding CvfB family protein, with amino-acid sequence MKPGQTQTLTISEQISSGFILRDENGEKAFIQKVFADDSWEIGGEVKVFVYQEEGNLKATTEKANAEIGEFAVMTSVQSLPSGAFMDWGIIKDLFIPYKQQKSKIIEGKRYLVYVYIDETTGLITGTTKFKRNPQYENLPFKNGDKVDLIVMNESELGWNVVINKQYIGLIYASDVFKKLYPLSEESGYIKTIREDGKIDVTLQPQGFENVDEFKQKIIDKLNDNYGLLYLSDKSSPEEIKDALHMSKKNFKKAIGSLYKDKVIEILDDKIRLL; translated from the coding sequence ATGAAGCCTGGACAAACTCAAACTCTTACAATTTCTGAACAAATTTCATCCGGATTTATCCTTCGAGATGAAAATGGTGAAAAAGCTTTCATCCAAAAAGTTTTCGCAGATGATTCTTGGGAAATTGGAGGAGAAGTAAAAGTTTTTGTGTATCAGGAAGAAGGTAACCTAAAAGCAACCACAGAAAAAGCAAATGCTGAGATAGGGGAATTTGCAGTAATGACGAGCGTACAAAGTTTGCCAAGTGGTGCTTTTATGGATTGGGGAATTATCAAAGATCTTTTTATTCCATATAAGCAACAAAAATCCAAAATCATAGAAGGAAAGCGTTATCTGGTATATGTCTATATCGATGAAACTACTGGACTGATTACGGGAACAACCAAATTCAAACGCAATCCTCAATACGAAAATTTACCTTTTAAAAATGGCGATAAAGTAGATTTGATTGTAATGAACGAGTCTGAGCTAGGTTGGAATGTCGTTATCAACAAGCAATATATAGGATTAATATACGCTTCTGATGTTTTCAAAAAACTGTATCCGTTGTCAGAAGAATCTGGTTATATCAAAACCATTCGTGAAGATGGTAAAATAGATGTGACTTTGCAGCCTCAAGGTTTTGAAAATGTAGATGAGTTCAAACAAAAAATCATTGATAAACTGAATGATAACTACGGATTACTTTATTTATCCGACAAATCTTCTCCTGAAGAAATCAAAGATGCGTTGCATATGAGTAAGAAAAACTTCAAAAAAGCAATTGGAAGTCTTTATAAAGATAAAGTCATCGAAATTTTGGACGATAAAATCAGATTGCTTTAA
- a CDS encoding TIGR01777 family oxidoreductase produces the protein MKKILISGATGLVGKKLARKLYERGYKVEILVRSKSKKTDFKSYIWDYENGFLEEGALDNTYIFIHLAGASISKRWTKDYKKEIYKSRIDLAQFIYEKMLEKDIHPEAVISSSAVGFYGQITSEHIFSEEDSPAEDFLGSICTDWELKALQFESLGSRVVRIRTSTVLSEKGGALETLKKPIELNVGAPLGSGKQYFPWIHIDDLVNIYFKAVEDVSMNGAYNASAPDFVTNEILTKKIAYHLNKKIFLPNIPKFIIKTVLGEMSVLALEGSRISSKKIENAGFKFQYNNLDKALSDVIN, from the coding sequence ATGAAAAAAATTCTCATAAGTGGTGCAACAGGACTTGTTGGCAAAAAACTCGCCCGAAAGCTATATGAACGTGGCTACAAAGTTGAGATTCTTGTTCGTTCCAAATCAAAAAAAACAGACTTCAAATCCTATATCTGGGACTATGAAAATGGATTTTTAGAAGAAGGCGCCTTAGACAATACTTATATTTTTATTCATTTAGCTGGAGCTTCGATTAGTAAGCGCTGGACGAAAGATTACAAAAAAGAAATCTATAAAAGCAGAATAGATTTGGCGCAGTTCATTTATGAAAAGATGCTGGAGAAAGATATTCATCCAGAGGCAGTTATCTCATCTTCGGCAGTAGGTTTTTATGGACAAATCACATCGGAACATATTTTTTCTGAAGAGGATTCTCCAGCAGAAGATTTTTTAGGAAGCATTTGTACAGATTGGGAACTCAAAGCTTTGCAGTTTGAAAGCCTTGGCAGTAGAGTAGTCAGAATCAGAACTTCAACCGTTTTATCAGAAAAAGGAGGTGCTTTGGAAACACTCAAAAAACCAATTGAACTAAATGTTGGTGCTCCTCTAGGAAGCGGTAAACAATATTTTCCTTGGATTCATATCGATGATTTGGTTAATATCTATTTCAAAGCAGTCGAAGATGTTTCTATGAATGGTGCTTATAATGCTTCGGCTCCTGATTTCGTAACCAACGAAATTCTGACCAAAAAAATCGCCTATCATCTCAATAAAAAAATATTTCTTCCCAATATCCCCAAGTTTATTATTAAAACTGTTTTAGGAGAAATGTCGGTTTTGGCTTTGGAAGGCAGCCGGATTTCTTCAAAAAAGATTGAAAATGCTGGTTTCAAATTCCAGTACAATAATCTCGATAAGGCTTTGAGTGATGTGATTAATTAA
- a CDS encoding sigma-70 family RNA polymerase sigma factor yields the protein MRQLKITKQVTNRETASLDKYLQEIGKVELITADEEVDLAQRIRAGDRAALEKLIKANLRFVVSVSKQYQNQGLSLPDLINEGNLGLMKAAKRYDETRGFKFISYAVWWIRQSILQALAEQSRIVRLPLNKIGSINKINKAYAHLEQENERPPSPEELAEVLDMSEEDIKESMKNSGRHLSMDAPLVEGEDSNLYDVLRSGESPSPDKDLMLESLQIEIERALQTLTPREADLVRLYFGLNGKHPMTLEEIGETFDLTRERVRQIKEKAIKRLKHNTRSKILKSYLGK from the coding sequence ATGAGACAATTAAAAATTACAAAACAGGTTACCAACAGGGAAACCGCATCACTAGACAAGTATCTGCAAGAGATTGGAAAAGTTGAATTGATTACCGCTGATGAAGAGGTAGATTTGGCTCAGAGAATCCGTGCCGGAGACAGAGCTGCATTGGAAAAACTAATCAAAGCTAACTTACGTTTCGTGGTCTCGGTTTCTAAACAGTATCAGAATCAAGGACTTTCTCTTCCGGATTTGATTAACGAAGGAAATCTTGGTCTGATGAAAGCGGCGAAAAGGTATGATGAAACGAGAGGTTTCAAATTCATTTCCTACGCTGTTTGGTGGATTCGTCAGTCGATTTTGCAGGCTTTGGCTGAGCAGTCGAGAATTGTGAGATTGCCATTGAATAAGATCGGTTCTATCAACAAGATCAACAAAGCTTATGCTCACTTGGAGCAAGAGAACGAAAGACCACCTTCTCCGGAAGAGTTGGCGGAAGTTCTGGATATGAGCGAGGAAGACATCAAGGAATCTATGAAAAACAGTGGTCGTCACCTATCGATGGATGCGCCGCTTGTGGAAGGTGAAGATTCTAACCTTTATGACGTTTTGCGTTCGGGAGAATCGCCTAGTCCAGATAAAGATCTGATGTTGGAATCTCTACAAATCGAGATTGAAAGAGCGCTTCAGACTTTGACGCCGAGAGAAGCTGACCTTGTAAGATTGTATTTCGGATTGAACGGAAAACACCCAATGACTCTTGAAGAAATTGGAGAAACTTTTGACCTTACGAGAGAAAGAGTCCGTCAAATCAAAGAAAAAGCAATCAAAAGATTGAAACACAATACTAGAAGTAAGATTTTGAAATCTTACCTTGGTAAATAA
- a CDS encoding helix-turn-helix domain-containing protein, translating to MKNFFFIIFVLFFGFVFSKDINPKSYEDLRKGYESYSENDIRAFSYINPYIQKAKREKKYPELFQAYRDAVFYSKSVDKKIKYADSCLDAAYKSTSEDRISTAYVLKGSIYYAKMKKYKPALDEYLMAYKYSKNTGDLYLKNKVSYHLGVVKNYLGYNDEALDLFRECVNFFETEANNTKAHKFQIFNNQKGYLNSLHQMIICYRNKKDFAKVDSLINIGLLKTFNEPDFSQERGYFLKSKGLSEFSNSKYESSIDYLTQSLDLMKEDFAWKSVDYFYIGKSYLALKKEDLAISNFKKIDSIFTKQEFLLPELRENYELLINYYKGKNDAQQQLYYTTQLLKADSIISRDFAYLSPKVHREYDTNALLEEKGKLEKVNIWGGVFIILLAGLATFLIITLFKKFKKEKDILQKYFVLQDKLQTHNYTRPESSVAVVNNTENNDDKRSHIAETIKEELLHKLKVFEEKKQFTQKGLTIQKLATQLDTNSNYLSHVINDNKGMNFNKYLGDLRIRHITQLLFEKNIYLNYTIDTLAKECGIASRQNFSDLFFEINGIRPTDFIRNRKKEIAGVSQPSVENIKGLVSEN from the coding sequence ATGAAAAATTTTTTCTTTATCATATTCGTCCTGTTTTTCGGTTTTGTTTTTTCCAAAGACATTAATCCAAAAAGCTATGAAGACCTTCGAAAGGGATATGAAAGTTATTCGGAAAATGATATTCGAGCTTTTTCTTACATCAATCCTTATATTCAGAAAGCAAAAAGAGAAAAAAAATATCCCGAACTATTCCAAGCATACAGAGATGCGGTTTTCTACTCCAAATCTGTAGATAAAAAAATAAAGTATGCCGATAGCTGTTTGGATGCAGCTTATAAATCTACAAGTGAGGACAGAATTTCTACAGCTTATGTCCTAAAGGGCAGTATATATTATGCAAAAATGAAAAAATATAAGCCTGCATTAGATGAGTATCTGATGGCTTATAAATATTCTAAAAATACAGGAGATTTATATCTTAAAAACAAGGTTTCTTACCATTTAGGAGTTGTAAAAAACTATTTAGGTTATAATGATGAAGCTTTAGATCTATTCCGAGAATGCGTCAACTTTTTTGAGACTGAGGCTAATAACACAAAAGCTCATAAATTTCAAATCTTTAATAATCAAAAAGGTTATCTGAACAGTCTACATCAAATGATTATCTGTTACAGAAATAAGAAAGATTTTGCTAAAGTGGATTCTTTAATCAATATTGGATTACTAAAAACTTTCAACGAGCCAGATTTTTCCCAAGAGAGAGGCTATTTCTTGAAAAGCAAAGGACTATCTGAATTTTCCAATAGTAAATACGAGTCTTCAATCGACTATCTTACTCAGTCTTTGGATTTGATGAAAGAAGATTTTGCTTGGAAATCTGTTGATTATTTCTACATTGGAAAAAGTTATTTGGCTCTTAAAAAAGAAGATTTAGCTATTTCTAATTTTAAGAAAATTGATTCTATCTTTACAAAACAAGAATTTTTATTACCTGAATTAAGAGAAAATTATGAACTTCTCATCAATTATTATAAAGGCAAGAATGATGCTCAGCAACAATTGTATTACACAACACAATTATTAAAAGCTGACAGTATTATCTCAAGAGATTTTGCTTATTTGTCCCCTAAAGTTCATCGAGAATACGATACGAATGCACTTCTTGAAGAAAAAGGTAAATTGGAAAAAGTTAATATTTGGGGTGGAGTATTTATCATTTTGTTAGCGGGATTGGCCACTTTTCTCATCATTACTCTGTTCAAAAAGTTTAAAAAAGAAAAAGATATCCTTCAAAAATATTTTGTTTTGCAGGACAAATTGCAAACTCATAATTATACACGTCCTGAAAGTTCTGTTGCGGTTGTTAATAATACAGAGAATAATGATGATAAGAGATCTCATATCGCAGAGACGATAAAAGAAGAACTGTTACACAAACTAAAGGTATTTGAGGAGAAAAAACAATTCACTCAGAAAGGACTGACTATCCAGAAGTTAGCCACTCAGTTGGACACCAATTCCAATTATCTTTCTCACGTCATTAATGATAACAAAGGAATGAATTTCAACAAGTACCTGGGCGACTTGAGAATCAGACATATCACTCAATTACTTTTTGAAAAGAATATCTACCTCAATTATACCATTGATACTTTGGCAAAAGAATGTGGAATTGCCTCGAGACAAAACTTTTCAGACCTTTTCTTTGAGATCAACGGCATTAGACCTACGGATTTTATACGAAACAGAAAAAAAGAAATAGCAGGAGTTAGTCAGCCTTCTGTTGAGAATATCAAAGGTTTAGTTTCTGAAAATTAA
- the hisS gene encoding histidine--tRNA ligase — protein sequence MKPSLAKGTRDFTAKEVSRRKYIINTLQNNFELFGFQPLETPSFENLSTLTGKYGEEGDRLIFKILNSGDYASKTNDDDWTNKNSQKLISQISEKALRYDLTVPFARFIAMNHGQLAFPFKRYQIQPVWRADRPQKGRFREFYQCDADVVGSTSLWQEVELLQLYFKSFKDLKLSVSIHINNRKILSGLADYAGIADKLIDFTVALDKLDKIGKDGVVKEMLEKGISEEAISKLDFLFSQTNDALENLLNLKEKFVGNEIGLKGVEELEFVITNALNLGIDSQNLVFDITLARGLDYYTGAIFEVKADEVLMGSIGGGGRYDNLTEVFGVKDIPGIGISFGLDRIYLVMEELGIFPEDSVNNVKYLFANYGDAESIEALKLIAELRERNISAELYPEASKLKKQFTYAEKKGIENLVFLGEQEIKDGNVTVKNLNSGEQQTLKIGEFLN from the coding sequence ATGAAGCCGAGTTTAGCAAAAGGAACCAGAGATTTTACTGCGAAAGAAGTTTCCAGAAGAAAATATATTATCAATACATTACAGAATAATTTTGAATTATTTGGATTCCAGCCGTTGGAAACACCAAGTTTCGAAAATCTTTCTACTTTGACAGGAAAATATGGAGAAGAAGGAGATCGTTTGATTTTTAAAATCTTAAATTCCGGTGATTATGCTTCAAAAACCAATGATGATGACTGGACGAATAAAAATTCTCAGAAACTAATTTCTCAGATTTCTGAAAAAGCACTTCGTTATGATTTAACAGTTCCATTCGCAAGATTTATAGCAATGAATCACGGGCAATTGGCTTTTCCTTTTAAGCGTTATCAGATTCAGCCGGTTTGGAGAGCAGACAGACCTCAGAAAGGTAGATTCAGAGAGTTTTACCAATGTGATGCGGATGTTGTAGGAAGCACCAGTCTTTGGCAGGAAGTTGAATTGTTGCAATTGTATTTTAAATCATTCAAAGATTTGAAGTTATCGGTTTCGATTCATATCAATAACAGAAAAATCCTTTCCGGATTAGCAGATTATGCAGGAATTGCAGACAAGTTGATTGATTTTACAGTTGCTTTGGACAAGCTTGATAAAATTGGAAAAGATGGCGTTGTAAAAGAAATGCTGGAAAAGGGAATTTCTGAAGAAGCAATTTCTAAACTGGATTTCCTCTTCAGCCAAACCAATGATGCTTTGGAAAACCTTCTTAATCTGAAAGAAAAATTTGTCGGAAACGAAATTGGATTGAAAGGCGTTGAGGAATTAGAATTTGTTATTACTAATGCTTTGAATCTCGGCATCGATTCTCAAAATTTAGTTTTTGATATCACTTTAGCCAGAGGTTTAGATTATTATACCGGTGCTATTTTCGAAGTTAAAGCTGATGAAGTTTTAATGGGTTCTATCGGCGGTGGTGGACGTTATGATAATCTGACGGAAGTTTTTGGCGTTAAGGATATTCCTGGAATTGGAATTTCTTTTGGCTTGGACAGAATTTATCTGGTAATGGAAGAACTTGGAATTTTCCCTGAAGATTCTGTAAATAATGTAAAGTACCTTTTTGCCAATTACGGAGATGCTGAATCTATTGAAGCTTTAAAACTGATTGCTGAACTGAGAGAAAGAAATATTTCTGCAGAGTTGTATCCAGAAGCTTCTAAATTGAAAAAGCAGTTCACTTATGCTGAGAAAAAAGGAATAGAAAATCTGGTTTTTCTTGGTGAGCAGGAAATTAAAGATGGAAATGTTACAGTTAAAAATCTTAATTCCGGCGAACAGCAAACTTTAAAAATAGGTGAGTTTCTGAATTAA
- the gldD gene encoding gliding motility lipoprotein GldD — protein MFKNLIRIFVGLSLFSCGKEPVPKPKGDLRLEYPNPKYLSFSSPCNYSFDYSDFANIKDAKQPCWYNLSYPKMKANVFITYFPIKNDFQLHVREVEKMVYEHTIKASSIDTKTFAYPEKKVYGNFYELKGQTASNIQFFVTDSTRHFVTGNLYFNSRPKPDSLAPAVDYIKKDLLHIIDSFEWKNK, from the coding sequence ATGTTTAAAAATCTGATCAGAATTTTTGTTGGTCTATCGTTATTCTCCTGTGGCAAAGAACCTGTTCCAAAGCCCAAAGGAGACTTGCGTCTGGAATACCCCAATCCAAAATATCTGAGTTTTTCTTCGCCCTGCAATTATTCCTTTGATTACTCGGATTTCGCAAATATTAAAGATGCAAAACAGCCTTGCTGGTACAATCTGTCTTATCCGAAGATGAAGGCTAATGTTTTCATTACTTATTTTCCTATTAAGAATGATTTTCAGTTACACGTGAGAGAAGTAGAAAAAATGGTTTATGAACATACGATCAAAGCAAGTTCTATCGATACCAAGACCTTCGCTTATCCTGAAAAAAAAGTGTACGGGAATTTCTATGAATTGAAAGGACAAACAGCTTCAAACATTCAGTTTTTTGTGACGGATAGTACGAGACATTTTGTAACAGGGAATTTATATTTCAATTCCCGCCCAAAACCAGATTCATTAGCGCCAGCTGTAGACTATATCAAAAAAGATCTTCTGCATATCATAGATTCTTTTGAATGGAAAAATAAATAA